The Carnobacterium divergens nucleotide sequence TTCTACCTTCTCTTCCCACCTTTTTTATGTAATGCATCTCTTTAAAACCACTAATACAACTATTTTATTAGTTAACTATTCACATGAACTATAACAATACATTGATTTTTTTACTAAATTCATTAAAAAAAATAGGCATGCGTATCTGTTCGCCTTTACTTATTGAACGTATGTTCGTATAATAGGATTATCTTATTAAAACGAGAGGTGAACTGTTACGGAATTGGAATTGGACTATTCTAACGAACCACGTTCGGATATGTTATGTATCGACATCAAAAGTTTTTACGCTAGTGTTGAATGCGTTGAACGTGGCTTAGACCCACTTAAAACCATGCTCGTTGTAATGTCTAACGCCGAAAGCAACGGAGGGTTAATTTTAGCTAGTTCACCTGCTGCAAAAAAACAACTAGGGATTTCTAATGTGATGCGTAAATTTGATTTGCCTCACCACCCTCAACTAATCATCGTTCCCCCTCGTATGAGTTTATACATCGAGAAAAACAAACAAATTATCGCTATTTTTAGAAAATATGCAGCTGAAGAAGATATTTTAGTCTATTCAATCGATGAAGCTTTTTTGAAAATAACCCCTGTCAAAAAACTGTTTCATGCTACTCCTTATGAACTTGCGCGAAAAATCCAGTACGATGTCTACCGTCAGCTGGGCTTGTACACTACCATTGGGATTGGGGATAATCCGTTGTTAGCCAAACTTGCTTTAGATAATGAAGCCAAAGATGCCCCCGATTTTAAAGCCGAATGGCGCTATCATAATGTAGCGGATAAAGTTTGGAGGATTCCCTCATTAACAGATATGTGGGGAATTGGTTCCCAAACGGCCAAAAAATTAATTCAAATGAATATCCACTCAGTCTATGACTTAGCACATTTTGACCCTGGAATACTTAAAGAAAAAATGGGGATTATCGGTGAACAACTTTATGCACATTCATGGGGGATCGATCGTAGCGATATTTCAGTTAAATACAAATCCTTAGAAAAATCTTACAGCAATTCGCAAATACTGCTTAAAGACTATACTATTCAAAAAGAAATAGAATTAGTCATTAAAGAAATGGCCGATCAAGTGGCTACAAGGTTACGCAAAAAAAATTGTCAGACACAGTGTATTTCTCTTTTTATACGCTATTCAAATCACGAAGTAACCAAAGGCTTTAATCGACAACTCAAAATTACCGCTACTAACAATACCAAGCAATTAATTGAACACTGTCTTACTTTGTTTCGCAACTATTATAAAGATGAAAGTGTCCGACAAATTGGCATCAGTTGCTCAAAACTAGTTTACCGTACGGATATCCAATTGGATCTATTCAAAGAAATAAACGAACAAGTCAACGAGTACCATTTGGATACAGTTGTTGATAAAGTTCGCACTAAGTATGGTTTTAATAGCTTGATTCATGCAAGTAGTCTTCTTGAAGGGGCTACTGCAATCAAGCGTAGTTCGTTAGTAGGTGGACACGCATCAGGAAAGGAAGAACGTCATGCTAAATAAATTTAACGATCATTATCAAGACCGAGGAACAGTCAAATGGCAAGGTATGTATTTATCTGAACACAGTCAGTCATTGGAGAACGATGCAACTGAATTAGCTGATACTATTTCTCAAAAACCTCAAATGACTTCCCTTGAAATAGCTTCTGTTTTAGATTCGGCTATTGTTAAGAATAAGAAAGTAGCCATTCAAATCGAAGAAATTAATGAAAATGGGGATTACGCTAAAGATACAATCGGGAAAATAAATGGCTATGATGAACTAGGGATTTATATCGATCATATCAAAGTTGGTTATGATGAAATTAGAAATATTCAACTTTATGAAGAACTAAAATGGAGTGCCGTAAATTAAAAAAAATAAAGGATCGTATCGCTACGCTACTTTATTTTTTCATTTTTTAACATGAACTTGGGATTAATATAAATTGACTATTTAAATTATTAACGTTATAATTAATTTAATATTTTGTTTTATAATGTAAAAAAGACGAGTCATTAGTTCCCAAAACCTAATGACTCGTCTTTTTAATTGTTATAGATATTCATAGATCGGCTCATCTTTTGATTCATCATAATCTACTTTTAAATCATGACCACTAAAATACCACTCATCACCGTCTTCAACGAAATACGTTACGCCTTCTTTTTCAGTACTTCCTAGCGGATTACGAGGTTCGACTAATTCAATCCCCAAAGAGAACCCTTGTTGAATGGGACTAGTTCCACCATATTTTCCAAAAAAACGGACAAAGGCTCCATTTGACACACCTACTTCATCTTCAAACCATTTTTTTGCAGTATCTGTAATTTCAATTTTCATTTTATTAATCGCACAAAAGCTTTCTTTCGTGACTCCTCCTCTCCATCAATCATACACCCTCTATTCTACCATAAATAGTAAGAAAACCACATTTTGCTGTTTACACATTTAAGGCATCATTGCTTCTAAACGGTCTAAATCAATCACTGAACCTACAACCATCAAGGTATCGTTTTCTTCAATTGTTTCTGTTGCTTTTGGTGAAATAATCATTTCCTGTCCGCGTCGAATCCCAATGACTGTCAAACCAAATTTCGCTCTAAAATCTAATTCATCAAGTGATTTGCGATAAAATTTTGGATTCGTTACCTTTAATTCTACTAACGAATATTCGTCTGACAACTCCAGATAATCCACCACATTTTTAGAAACTAAATGATGTCCTATACGAATTCCCATATCTCTTTCAGGATGAACAACGTGATCTGCCCCAATGCGTTCTAATACTTTTCCGTGATAATCATTTTGTGCTTTAGCCGTTACAAACGGAACACCCATTTCTTTAATCATTAAAGTAGCCAGAATACTGGCCTGAATGTCTTCCCCAATTGCAACAATAACATGATCAAAATTACGAATGCCTAACGATCGTAACACACTTTCATCTTGAGCATTTGCTACTACTGCATGGGTGGCGATATTCATAAACTCATTTACACGGTCTTCACTTGAATCAATGACTAACACATCTTGACCAGCTTCTACTAACGTACGGCAAATACTACCGCCAAAACGACCTAATCCAATAATCGCAAAGTTCTTTTTCATTCTTTATATCACCTTTCATAAGTGCTTCATTTTAATTTTCGCTCTCTTCCTAGTATAACAAAAAAAAGCAAAACCAACAGCTTTCCATTCGGTTTTGCTTTCCTTTTATTTGATAAGATGGTGTTTAAACGCATAAATCGCTGCTTGTGTTCGATCTTCTACGTCTAATTTAGCCAAGATATTGGATACATGGGTTTTGACCGTCTTCAATGTAATAAACAATTGATCCGCAATTTCTTGATTTGAATTCCCTTGCGCAATCAATAATAAAATTTCATTTTCACGATTAGTCAAATCATCATGCAAGACAGGTTCTTTCTTTTTAGTAAACCGTTCCATCATCTTACCTGTCACTTCTGGTTCTAAAATTGACTCACCAGCGTATGTAGAACGAATGGCATTGGCAATTTCTCCTGCAGTTGATGTTTTAAGCATATAGCTAGATGCCCCTGCCTCTAATGCTGGATAAACTTTTTCATCATCAATAAAACTTGTGACAATGATAATTTTTGCTTCAGGCCAATCTTTTAAAATCGCTTTTGTAGATTCAATCCCATCCATAACATCCATCACTAAATCCATCATGATTACGTCAGGTCTTAATTCTAATGCCTTTTCATACCCAATCAAGCCATTTTCAGCTTCACCAATCACTTCAATATCCGGTTGAATCGACAAATAAGCTGAAACCCCTAATCTTACCATTTCGTGATCATCAATCAGCAACACTTTGATCATTCTCGTCACTCCCTTTTATAATTGGTATCTTGATTTCAATACTCGTTCCTTGTCCAGGGAAACTAATAAACTTACAAATTCCACCCATGCCTGCTACACGCTCTTTAATATTTTGTAACCCATAATTTCCAGCTTTACTTTCTTTCGTATCAAAACCAACACCATCATCAATCACACGCAATAAAATGGATTGATCGACTTTCTTTAAATAAACTTCTAATTCATTTGCTTTTGAGTGACGCAATGTATTAGACAACAATTCTTGCACAATTCTAAATAAGTGATCTTCAATGCCACTTGGTAAATACACATCTTCTATTTCCCAAGTCAATACAATTTGGACTTTTGATTTTAATTCAACAAGCAGTTGTTCTATCCCTTTTTTTAACGTTTTTCCTTCTAAACTAATCGGGCGTAAATGAAGCAACAACGCTCTCATTTCAGATTGCGAATCATTGATAATGCTTTCCACCATTTTTAGTTGCTTTTGAAAAAGCTCACTAGAATCAACAGATGCTTGTTCATTTAAAGCAGATAGTAACATCATAGCTGCAAATAATTGCTGACTAACTGAATCGTGAAGCTCTCTTGCCAAACGATGACGTTCCTGGGTTAAAATTTCTTCTTTTGTTTCCCCATCAACAAATTTAGGCTGATTGCCGTTCAATTGTACTTCTTTAGACAGCTCTACAAGTTTGTCTTTGACAACGCCTATATGCTTATCAATATCTTCTTGGTAAATGGACGCACTATAAAGATCGGTTTGTTCCTTAAAAATACTCGCTTCATAATTTCCATCAGCTAAAGCTTGTAATTCTTCCTCAATGTGTTCCCATTGGGCACGCCCAACAAAGTACATAATTGTAGCAACTACCACTCCAATAATAAGCGAAAAAGCAACTAAATAAACTAAAAAAGGGATGGCTAAAATCTTAACTGAAATCAAGTCAATATACCATCGATTTTTAGATGTTGCAGAACTAAATGCAATTGCTATTAAAAGCATGACAATAAATGAAAAAAACGAAACGGTAAAAAAGGTACGTTGATTGACTATTTTCTTCATACCTCAATCACCTCAATATCACCAATTAACACATTTGTAATGATCTTGATTTTTCGAATGCTTTCTTCATATTGGTCACTGTACATTTTAACGGTCTCATTTTTTAGTGTATAGCTATCGCCTTCAAAGCTTATTTTACCACGAATTGCGCTATGTTCAATCATAACACCTACACCAACTGGAACTAAAATACGGGTTTTGCCAAATCCTTTACGGATCACAACAAAACTCTCATCTTTAGGCAATAAGGTATTTCCTAAATCAATGATGGTGTCTCCTGCAAGAATAGAAAAATTAATGTCATCCCATTCATAAATTGCATTCCCAATACGCTCATTCCCAATCCACGGACGCTTCATACGTTTACTATTTTTTTCAGTTGTACTACTCGTTTCCACTACAACCAGTGATTTGCGTTTCCACGGAGCATTTGAAAAATTTTTACGCTTCATATTCGTAAATAATTGATTGCCACTAATGGAGAAGAAGAAAATGGCAAAAATTAACATCAACCAAATTGAACTCGTTGAAAGTAACACAAAAACTACGAGTAGACCACCTAAAACTAAAAAGAAACTATTATTATGGCCTTTTGTAAATTTATTTTTAAGACTCCAAATGCTCATAACTAAACCTGCTACAAACGCAATCATTAAAGGTACAGTTGAAAAAATTTGGAAAATAAGATAAACAAATAATAAGCTTTCAATAAGGATGAAAAATTGCCAATTGTTTTTCATAGTCACCCTCCTCTATATTTTACTCTTTTCTAAGTATAGCATCTTTTGTAAGAGAAACAGTGTGCTTAAGCATGAATTCTCTCTAAGACTAAAGACTGATATTTTACTTTTAAACGCTATAAAGAAGGAAAAGCCACTCAAAAGAGCAGCTTCTCCATTTTAGTTCTTCATTTAATTAGGATACACTAATAATTTTCACTTGCATGTCTCCACCTGGAGTTGAAATCACTACTTCATCATCAATCCGTTTTCCAATAATTGCTTTCGCAATTGGTGAGTCGTTAGAAATTTTACCAGAAAATGGATCTGCTTCTGCGCTTCCAACAATTGTGTATTCTTCTTCTTCACCATCAGGCAATTCAATGAATTTCACTGTACGACCTAATGAAACTTCATCTTTAGCCGTATTTTTATTGTCGATAATTTCAGATAAGCGAATCATATTTTCTAATGTTGTAATACGACCTTCAACGAATGCTTGCTCATCTTTTGCTGACTCGTACTCTGAGTTCTCTGATAAATCTCCAAAACTACGAGCAATTTTAATTCTTTCAACGATTTCTTTTCTTTTAACAGTTTTTAGTTCTTCTAATTCATTTTCTAATTTTTCTTTACCTTCTAAAGTCATAGGATAAACTTTTTCTACCATGTTCGTACTCTCCTTCTAAATAATCTGTTTAGTACAAATTATTTCAGCGCTATTCATTTATTTTTTATGAAAGCGTACTATTTATTTTTCAATATTGACAAGATACCACGAAGCAAGGGAATTGTAAATAGTAAAATACATTATTTATGAATTTTCTCACTGATTATTCAATATCGAACTAATCTTTGTAGTCATCAAATCAATCGCCACTTGGTTTTG carries:
- a CDS encoding sensor histidine kinase codes for the protein MKKIVNQRTFFTVSFFSFIVMLLIAIAFSSATSKNRWYIDLISVKILAIPFLVYLVAFSLIIGVVVATIMYFVGRAQWEHIEEELQALADGNYEASIFKEQTDLYSASIYQEDIDKHIGVVKDKLVELSKEVQLNGNQPKFVDGETKEEILTQERHRLARELHDSVSQQLFAAMMLLSALNEQASVDSSELFQKQLKMVESIINDSQSEMRALLLHLRPISLEGKTLKKGIEQLLVELKSKVQIVLTWEIEDVYLPSGIEDHLFRIVQELLSNTLRHSKANELEVYLKKVDQSILLRVIDDGVGFDTKESKAGNYGLQNIKERVAGMGGICKFISFPGQGTSIEIKIPIIKGSDENDQSVAD
- a CDS encoding HesB/YadR/YfhF family protein, which codes for MKIEITDTAKKWFEDEVGVSNGAFVRFFGKYGGTSPIQQGFSLGIELVEPRNPLGSTEKEGVTYFVEDGDEWYFSGHDLKVDYDESKDEPIYEYL
- a CDS encoding potassium channel family protein — protein: MKKNFAIIGLGRFGGSICRTLVEAGQDVLVIDSSEDRVNEFMNIATHAVVANAQDESVLRSLGIRNFDHVIVAIGEDIQASILATLMIKEMGVPFVTAKAQNDYHGKVLERIGADHVVHPERDMGIRIGHHLVSKNVVDYLELSDEYSLVELKVTNPKFYRKSLDELDFRAKFGLTVIGIRRGQEMIISPKATETIEENDTLMVVGSVIDLDRLEAMMP
- the greA gene encoding transcription elongation factor GreA; its protein translation is MVEKVYPMTLEGKEKLENELEELKTVKRKEIVERIKIARSFGDLSENSEYESAKDEQAFVEGRITTLENMIRLSEIIDNKNTAKDEVSLGRTVKFIELPDGEEEEYTIVGSAEADPFSGKISNDSPIAKAIIGKRIDDEVVISTPGGDMQVKIISVS
- the liaF gene encoding cell wall-active antibiotics response protein LiaF — translated: MKNNWQFFILIESLLFVYLIFQIFSTVPLMIAFVAGLVMSIWSLKNKFTKGHNNSFFLVLGGLLVVFVLLSTSSIWLMLIFAIFFFSISGNQLFTNMKRKNFSNAPWKRKSLVVVETSSTTEKNSKRMKRPWIGNERIGNAIYEWDDINFSILAGDTIIDLGNTLLPKDESFVVIRKGFGKTRILVPVGVGVMIEHSAIRGKISFEGDSYTLKNETVKMYSDQYEESIRKIKIITNVLIGDIEVIEV
- a CDS encoding response regulator transcription factor, producing the protein MIKVLLIDDHEMVRLGVSAYLSIQPDIEVIGEAENGLIGYEKALELRPDVIMMDLVMDVMDGIESTKAILKDWPEAKIIIVTSFIDDEKVYPALEAGASSYMLKTSTAGEIANAIRSTYAGESILEPEVTGKMMERFTKKKEPVLHDDLTNRENEILLLIAQGNSNQEIADQLFITLKTVKTHVSNILAKLDVEDRTQAAIYAFKHHLIK
- a CDS encoding Y-family DNA polymerase, whose product is MELDYSNEPRSDMLCIDIKSFYASVECVERGLDPLKTMLVVMSNAESNGGLILASSPAAKKQLGISNVMRKFDLPHHPQLIIVPPRMSLYIEKNKQIIAIFRKYAAEEDILVYSIDEAFLKITPVKKLFHATPYELARKIQYDVYRQLGLYTTIGIGDNPLLAKLALDNEAKDAPDFKAEWRYHNVADKVWRIPSLTDMWGIGSQTAKKLIQMNIHSVYDLAHFDPGILKEKMGIIGEQLYAHSWGIDRSDISVKYKSLEKSYSNSQILLKDYTIQKEIELVIKEMADQVATRLRKKNCQTQCISLFIRYSNHEVTKGFNRQLKITATNNTKQLIEHCLTLFRNYYKDESVRQIGISCSKLVYRTDIQLDLFKEINEQVNEYHLDTVVDKVRTKYGFNSLIHASSLLEGATAIKRSSLVGGHASGKEERHAK